In Candidatus Palauibacter scopulicola, one DNA window encodes the following:
- a CDS encoding TonB-dependent receptor gives MKTKFAIAILAAGVAVPGASAHALPTQVAASVHVSVRAARTAPGAPGEAAADAGAAVAVPGATVAVRGAGLRATADARGVAVLRGLSPGRHALVISAPGFLEAAVEVEAVNGRVTRTGIVLNPAPVRLRGLVVQVASRERDAGATVLETASLPPGVTDLPAALERVPGATVVRQGGPGAPAVLQLRGAGGDQVLVLLDGTPINSPLTGVADLSTVDLESVSRLTVIPGAQSARYGPQALGGVVLLESRNRDATTAAVTAGMGAWSSAETAVTGSSGFGNAWSVSGGARWRRSNGAFTYDVPAFRGGGETTRENSAFSHAGGDLRITRRGSAEASLRAHLSDIERGSPGTIAQPSATGRQRHRRYGLGVTVESDGASPAARLGGSARSSVQWQRADYADPEPPFGRAYDTRTRVRRAELSVEGWWRAEASSSREPLDLRFGLHAARLDVESNALTSPGIGLDELGAWAHAGRGWQLRRGFRLDLGASLRADRHDLVDGVTLSPALDAALTRGGLALDLRWGHGFSPPGLGDLFFQEGVLVEPNPDLGPERIRGELSATLAQRWSVGPATGELRATAYRADLDDMILWFPDHRFVWSPDNYDVARRGLEVGATTDLAAFGRTHSLTASADWSEVEYTGAVLDGQVAYRPRFTADVALGIGLPAGITLTPSGTHVGSRRTVPGSPLNALAAYTLFNAGIALPFEWTRFAGRLEVAVTNLLDERAALLVDYPLPGRGWSTRIRIGAAR, from the coding sequence GTGAAGACGAAGTTCGCGATTGCCATCCTGGCCGCCGGAGTTGCCGTCCCGGGCGCTTCGGCACACGCGCTCCCCACCCAGGTCGCTGCGTCCGTTCACGTGTCCGTGCGGGCGGCAAGGACTGCGCCGGGTGCGCCGGGCGAGGCTGCGGCGGACGCGGGTGCGGCCGTCGCCGTTCCGGGGGCGACGGTCGCCGTCCGGGGCGCGGGGCTCCGGGCGACGGCCGACGCGCGCGGCGTCGCCGTCCTGCGAGGTCTTTCGCCCGGACGGCACGCCCTCGTGATCTCGGCACCCGGCTTCCTGGAAGCCGCGGTCGAGGTCGAAGCCGTGAACGGGCGTGTCACGCGAACGGGCATCGTGCTCAATCCGGCGCCTGTGCGGCTCAGGGGACTGGTGGTGCAGGTGGCATCCCGCGAACGGGACGCCGGCGCCACCGTGTTGGAGACCGCCAGCCTTCCGCCCGGCGTGACGGATCTCCCGGCCGCGCTTGAACGCGTTCCCGGGGCAACCGTCGTGAGACAGGGCGGACCGGGGGCCCCCGCCGTGCTGCAACTGCGCGGCGCGGGCGGCGACCAGGTGCTGGTGCTGCTCGACGGAACGCCGATCAACTCTCCGCTCACCGGCGTCGCCGACCTGAGCACGGTGGACCTCGAATCCGTGTCCCGCCTCACCGTGATCCCGGGGGCGCAGTCCGCCCGGTACGGACCGCAGGCGCTCGGCGGCGTCGTCCTGCTGGAGAGCCGCAACCGCGACGCGACCACCGCCGCCGTCACCGCCGGGATGGGCGCCTGGTCCTCGGCGGAGACGGCGGTCACCGGATCGAGCGGTTTCGGGAACGCCTGGTCGGTCTCCGGCGGCGCCCGCTGGCGGCGGTCGAACGGCGCGTTCACCTACGACGTCCCCGCCTTCCGGGGCGGCGGCGAGACGACCCGCGAGAACTCCGCCTTCTCGCACGCCGGCGGAGACCTCCGCATCACCCGGCGCGGGAGCGCGGAGGCCTCGCTGCGCGCCCACCTCAGCGACATCGAGCGCGGGAGCCCGGGGACCATCGCGCAGCCCTCCGCCACGGGTCGGCAGCGCCACCGTCGCTACGGGCTCGGCGTCACGGTCGAATCGGACGGCGCCTCTCCGGCGGCACGCCTCGGAGGCTCGGCCCGCAGTTCGGTGCAGTGGCAGCGCGCGGACTACGCGGATCCGGAGCCCCCCTTCGGGCGCGCCTACGATACCCGGACGCGAGTGCGGCGGGCGGAGCTCTCCGTGGAAGGATGGTGGCGCGCGGAAGCGTCGTCGTCGCGCGAGCCGCTTGACCTCCGGTTCGGCCTCCACGCGGCACGGCTCGATGTCGAGTCGAACGCGCTGACGTCGCCCGGCATCGGCCTCGACGAACTCGGGGCGTGGGCACATGCCGGGCGCGGCTGGCAACTGCGGCGCGGGTTCCGCCTCGATCTGGGTGCTTCCCTGCGCGCCGACCGGCACGACCTTGTGGACGGCGTGACCCTGTCGCCCGCCCTCGACGCCGCGCTGACCCGGGGCGGGCTCGCCCTCGACCTCCGGTGGGGCCACGGCTTCTCCCCTCCCGGGCTCGGCGACCTCTTCTTCCAGGAAGGGGTCCTCGTCGAGCCCAACCCCGACCTCGGGCCGGAGCGCATACGGGGAGAACTCTCGGCGACGCTCGCCCAGCGCTGGTCTGTGGGCCCGGCCACCGGGGAACTGCGCGCGACCGCCTACCGCGCGGACCTCGACGACATGATCCTCTGGTTCCCCGACCACCGTTTCGTGTGGAGCCCGGACAACTACGACGTCGCGCGCCGCGGCCTCGAAGTCGGCGCCACGACGGATCTGGCCGCGTTCGGACGCACGCACAGCCTCACGGCAAGCGCCGACTGGTCCGAGGTCGAGTACACCGGCGCCGTGCTGGATGGCCAGGTCGCCTACCGGCCGCGTTTCACGGCGGATGTGGCCCTCGGCATCGGGCTGCCGGCCGGAATCACGCTCACGCCGTCGGGCACACACGTCGGGTCGCGGCGCACGGTGCCGGGCTCCCCGCTGAACGCGCTCGCCGCCTACACGCTGTTCAACGCCGGCATCGCTCTGCCCTTCGAGTGGACCCGCTTCGCCGGGCGGCTCGAGGTGGCCGTTACGAATCTCCTCGACGAACGCGCCGCGCTGCTCGTCGACTACCCCCTGCCGGGCCGCGGCTGGTCGACGCGGATCCGCATCGGAGCCGCGAGATGA